In the genome of Palaemon carinicauda isolate YSFRI2023 chromosome 15, ASM3689809v2, whole genome shotgun sequence, one region contains:
- the LOC137654356 gene encoding piggyBac transposable element-derived protein 4-like, with product MASKKAYTNEELSELMNTTGALSEICEDSGSESDNDEIDELECDLLYDSDENQEYLPEPGDESSDEEEDDVMMSMKKKRGKRVASTPVKRPRRTSVDRSLSPIPTDVPTPIASTSATPAATDRGRRRQRDIPPIVTFKTTTIATPSKFRWSCRPQTPSNVKTPTRNIVSAFTPGPTTGAARNAVSPEEAFSLFFNDDLIQVIVTWTNKAIDTFASNYKRRSATFAPTVPLEVKALLGVLIISAQKCDEHIPTSEMWSVDTGCGLYRVAMSEARFRFLIRCLRFDDPQTRQVRREVDKFAAVREIWDIFIERCGKLYVPHENLTVDEQLLGFRGRCPFRMYIPNKPAKYGIKLVLINDSKSKYLVGGIPYLGKQGTQPKGGLTLGHQFTRELTRPYHGTHRNVTTDNWFTSVPLVSDLLNNCGMTLVGTVRANKKEIPKEMTDKATRERGSSAFLYTKEMTLVSYVSDTSKTTKKLVLLLSSQHTQPNIGTKGKPEIIEFYNSTKGGVDTFDQMCSGNSCSRKTRRWPLCIFYGMVNAAKVNSYILYKENMERGGNRKVISRQKFMLQLGKALITPWATSLLDLPLPRSLQSLITTVCNVPSPGSAAGSPGTSFSASSGALVRCCECPVKSDRKTRHRCNKCVKPMCPRHLYPVCGDCI from the coding sequence ATGGCCAGCAAAAAGGCATACACAAATGAAGAACTGTCTGAACTTATGAACACAACTGGGGCTCTCTCAGAAATTTGTGAAGATAGTGGTTCtgaaagtgataatgatgaaattgatgaactTGAATGTGACCTGTTATATGATAGTGATGAAAACCAAGAATATTTACCTGAACCAGGAGATGAGAGTTCTGATGAGGAAGAAGATGACGTGATGATGAGcatgaagaagaaaagaggaaaaagggtaGCCTCTACACCAGTCAAACGCCCCCGTCGTACCTCTGTTGACCGTTCTCTATCCCCAATTCCTACCGACGTCCCCACACCTATCGCTTCTACCTCAGCTACTCCTGCTGCCACTGATAGGGGAAGAAGGCGCCAGCGTGATATTCCGCCCATCGTCACATTCAAGACTACAACGATTGCCACCCCTAGTAAGTTTAGGTGGAGTTGTCGGCCGCAGACCCCAAGTAACGTAAAGACTCCCACAAGGAACATCGTGAGCGCCTTTACTCCTGGCCCAACTACAGGGGCGGCAAGGAATGCAGTGTCACCAGAGGAAGCTTTCAGTTTATTTTTCAATGATGATCTCATCCAAGTGATTGTGACGTGGACTAACAAGGCCATTGATACATTTGCCTCCAACTATAAAAGAAGATCAGCCACTTTTGCTCCCACTGTGCCATTAGAAGTCAAAGCATTGCTGGGTGTACTTATCATCAGTGCCCAGAAGTGCGATGAACACATCCCCACCAGTGAAATGTGGAGCGTGGATACAGGTTGTGGTCTATACCGTGTGGCAATGTCCGAGGCTCGGTTCAGGTTCCTTATTCGGTGTCTAAGATTTGACGACCCACAAACGCGACAGGTTCGGCGAGAGGTTGACAAGTTTGCTGCTGTGAGGGAAATATGGGACATTTTTATTGAGAGATGTGGCAAACTGTATGTCCCCCATGAAAACCTCACTGTTGATGAGCAGCTACTGGGATTCAGGGGCCGCTGCCCCTTCCGTATGTACATTCCCAACAAGCCGGCCAAGTATGGAATCAAGCTCGTTCTCATCAATGATAGCAAGTCTAAGTACTTGGTTGGTGGCATCCCATACTTGGGGAAGCAGGGGACTCAACCAAAGGGCGGCCTTACACTCGGCCATCAGTTTACCCGAGAGCTAACGAGGCCTTACCATGGAACACACAGGAACGTCACAACTGACAACTGGTTTACCTCTGTTCCCCTGGTATCAGATCTCCTAAATAACTGTGGCATGACTCTTGTTGGCACAGTGCGCGCCAACAAGAAGGAGATACCGAAGGAGATGACGGACAAAGCTACAAGAGAGCGTGGATCAAGTGCCTTCCTGTACACAAAGGAAATGACTCTGGTGTCATATGTGTCTGATACATCCAAGACAACAAAGAAACTAGTGTTGCTCCTGTCATCTCAGCACACTCAGCCCAACATTGGCACTAAAGGAAAACCGGAGATCATTGAATTCTACAATTCAACAAAAGGAGGCGTTGATACGTTTGACCAGATGTGTTCCGGGAATTCCTGTTCGCGCAAAACAAGACGTTGGCCACTCTGTATTTTTTATGGAATGGTGAATGCTGCCAAGGTAAACTCTTACATTTTAtacaaggagaatatggaaagagggGGCAACAGAAAAGTCATATCACGCCAGAAATTCATGCTGCAGCTCGGGAAGGCCCTAATCACCCCATGGGCCACGTCACTGCTGGATTTACCCTTGCCCCGATCCTTGCAGTCCTTGATCACCACTGTCTGCAATGTACCATCACCAGGCAGTGCTGCAGGATCACCAGGGACATCTTTCTCAGCCAGCAGCGGTGCACTGGTGCGCTGTTGTGAGTGCCCGGTCAAGTCCGATAGGAAGACGCGTCACAGATGCAACAAGTGCGTCAAGCCGATGTGTCCTCGGCATCTGTATCCAGTCTGTGGTGACTGTATCTaa